One part of the Luteibacter yeojuensis genome encodes these proteins:
- a CDS encoding electron transfer flavoprotein subunit alpha/FixB family protein has product MTKILVIAEHLDGKLNASTARAVSAAAAVKPEAIDVIVLSDAPEAIANEAAKIDGVARVLTVARAENAHPLAAVLAPQIAKASAGYSHVFAPSTTFGKDIAPRVAALLGVSQVSDVMTVEGPHSFTRPIYAGNAIVTVEVDASSTVVATIRTASWPAAAMNGSAAVEALALDVALPSYTRFVGLQQGKSDRPDLQGAPRVVSGGRGVGSKENFEIIYKFADKIGAAVGASRAAVDAGYVPNEMQVGQTGKIIAPELYIAVGISGAIQHLTGIKDAGTIVAINKDGEAPIFEIADIGLVGDLFKILPELEASL; this is encoded by the coding sequence ATGACCAAGATCCTCGTTATCGCCGAACACCTGGACGGCAAGCTCAATGCCTCGACCGCTCGCGCCGTTAGCGCCGCCGCCGCCGTCAAGCCGGAAGCCATCGACGTCATCGTGTTGTCCGATGCACCCGAGGCCATCGCCAACGAAGCCGCGAAGATCGACGGTGTGGCCAGGGTGCTCACCGTCGCGCGCGCGGAGAACGCGCATCCGTTGGCCGCCGTTCTCGCCCCGCAAATCGCCAAGGCTTCCGCGGGTTACAGCCATGTGTTCGCTCCCTCCACCACGTTCGGCAAGGACATCGCCCCGCGCGTCGCCGCCCTGCTCGGCGTGTCCCAGGTCAGCGATGTCATGACCGTAGAGGGCCCGCACAGCTTCACGCGCCCGATCTACGCCGGCAACGCCATTGTGACGGTGGAGGTGGATGCATCGTCCACGGTCGTCGCGACGATCCGCACGGCTTCCTGGCCGGCGGCCGCCATGAACGGTTCGGCCGCGGTCGAGGCGCTTGCCCTCGACGTCGCCTTACCTTCGTACACGCGCTTCGTGGGTCTGCAGCAAGGCAAGAGCGACCGGCCCGACCTGCAGGGCGCCCCGAGGGTCGTCTCCGGTGGCCGCGGCGTGGGTTCGAAGGAGAACTTCGAGATCATCTACAAGTTCGCGGACAAGATCGGTGCCGCCGTCGGCGCCTCCCGCGCCGCCGTCGATGCGGGCTACGTACCGAACGAGATGCAGGTGGGCCAGACCGGAAAGATCATTGCCCCCGAGCTTTACATCGCCGTAGGCATCTCGGGCGCGATCCAGCATCTCACCGGGATCAAGGATGCCGGGACGATCGTGGCGATCAACAAGGACGGCGAAGCGCCTATTTTTGAGATTGCGGATATCGGTCTGGTTGGGGATCTGTTCAAGATACTGCCCGAATTGGAAGCTTCGCTCTAA
- a CDS encoding NAD-dependent epimerase/dehydratase family protein, whose translation MTTCLVTGGAGFIGCAISHELVKNFDKVIAVDNLHPQVHKKRERPENLAREVVLHFGDVTEPNMWQELLADIQPDTIIHLAAETGTGQSLTEGSRHASVNVVGTTQMLDALARYEIRPQRFVLSSSRAVYGEGAWANAEGMNIYPGQRSSAMLESGTWDFPGLRAQPFSADTTHPAPTSIYGATKLVQEHILNAWALSFGSSVNIVRLQNVFGPGQSLTNPYTGIVSLFARLAKSGKSIPVYEDGAMLRDFVFIDDVARAIVSAALTERTGVLADIGTGASLSIADIARITADIYNAPAPHITGQYRNGDVRHAACRIHLAAQQLGWTPAVTAEEGIRRLCTWIDNLNEIATA comes from the coding sequence ATGACCACCTGCCTAGTCACCGGAGGCGCCGGCTTCATAGGTTGTGCAATTTCCCATGAGCTCGTAAAGAACTTCGACAAAGTCATTGCCGTGGATAACCTGCATCCGCAGGTTCACAAGAAGAGAGAGCGGCCAGAGAACCTGGCAAGGGAAGTAGTCCTCCACTTCGGGGATGTGACAGAACCGAATATGTGGCAGGAGTTACTCGCGGATATCCAGCCGGACACGATTATTCACCTTGCGGCCGAGACCGGAACCGGACAATCCTTGACGGAAGGATCGCGTCACGCAAGTGTCAATGTTGTCGGCACGACTCAGATGCTCGATGCGCTGGCGCGGTACGAGATACGTCCGCAAAGGTTTGTGCTGTCTAGCAGTCGCGCTGTCTATGGCGAGGGTGCATGGGCAAACGCCGAGGGAATGAACATTTACCCGGGACAGCGGTCCTCCGCGATGCTCGAGTCTGGAACATGGGATTTTCCTGGCCTGCGTGCGCAGCCGTTCAGCGCGGACACAACCCATCCAGCCCCCACGAGCATCTACGGCGCAACCAAACTCGTCCAAGAGCACATTCTGAACGCGTGGGCGCTATCGTTCGGCTCCTCAGTAAACATCGTCCGCCTGCAAAACGTCTTCGGGCCAGGACAGTCTTTGACGAATCCTTACACAGGGATCGTTTCCCTCTTCGCTCGCCTCGCCAAGTCCGGAAAAAGCATCCCCGTTTATGAAGATGGGGCCATGCTGCGAGATTTTGTGTTCATCGATGACGTCGCGCGTGCCATCGTCAGCGCCGCGTTGACAGAACGAACCGGGGTCCTTGCAGACATCGGCACCGGAGCCTCTCTGTCCATTGCGGACATTGCCAGAATCACCGCCGATATCTACAACGCACCCGCGCCTCATATTACTGGCCAGTACCGGAACGGTGATGTTCGTCACGCTGCATGCCGGATTCACCTCGCCGCTCAGCAACTCGGGTGGACTCCTGCTGTCACAGCCGAAGAGGGTATCAGGCGCCTTTGCACCTGGATCGACAACTTGAACGAGATAGCGACCGCATGA
- a CDS encoding acyltransferase family protein yields the protein MHRENNFDAVRLLAAATVIFGHAHPLSQTAGPALLGNSVQALAVKIFFVISGYLICTSWILDPRPTHYLRKRALRIFPALFAICVLTVFIAGPLMTTLSLGEYFGFRHTYSYFHNVLLRPVYDLPGLFANNAYPIAVNGSLWSLPIEFSMYLLLPVLLVAGRLINKKVVIVLATALLCALNLNFVRISPPQAHPVFYGSDLISALDVAPYFLIGATIKICNLDRFLDPVMALFLAILVALIPPAAAATSELALFLLLPYCTLSLAMSSHRFLSKAGRFGDFSYGLYLYGFLVQQSVNHFTQNTLTALQNALVSLPIALALAALSWHYIEKPMLSLKPRPRMDDLKISLEETK from the coding sequence ATGCACCGGGAAAACAACTTTGACGCCGTCAGGCTTCTAGCGGCGGCGACTGTAATCTTCGGTCATGCCCATCCACTGAGCCAGACTGCAGGCCCCGCGCTTTTGGGGAATTCCGTGCAGGCCCTCGCTGTGAAGATATTCTTTGTCATCAGTGGCTACCTGATCTGCACGAGCTGGATACTTGATCCACGACCGACTCACTATCTTAGAAAGCGGGCGCTGCGAATTTTCCCCGCACTCTTTGCAATCTGTGTCCTGACAGTATTCATTGCCGGCCCCCTGATGACCACACTGTCTCTGGGGGAGTATTTCGGTTTTCGCCATACTTATAGCTATTTTCACAACGTGCTCCTGAGGCCGGTTTATGACCTGCCAGGGCTGTTCGCAAACAACGCCTATCCCATCGCGGTCAATGGATCGCTTTGGAGCCTTCCCATCGAGTTTTCGATGTATTTGTTGCTCCCGGTTTTGCTAGTCGCAGGCAGGCTTATAAACAAGAAAGTGGTGATCGTCCTTGCAACGGCCTTGTTGTGCGCACTAAACCTGAACTTCGTTCGCATCTCACCCCCGCAGGCTCATCCGGTCTTTTACGGAAGCGACCTTATAAGCGCACTCGATGTCGCGCCGTACTTCCTCATTGGCGCAACCATCAAAATTTGCAATCTCGACCGATTTCTCGATCCCGTCATGGCACTTTTCCTCGCCATTCTGGTGGCCTTGATTCCTCCTGCTGCTGCTGCGACGTCGGAACTTGCTCTATTCCTCTTGCTGCCCTATTGCACTTTGTCATTGGCGATGTCATCGCACCGGTTTCTTTCCAAGGCTGGTCGCTTTGGAGACTTCTCGTACGGGTTGTACCTCTATGGGTTCCTCGTTCAGCAGTCAGTAAATCATTTCACCCAGAATACACTTACCGCACTGCAGAACGCACTCGTAAGCCTTCCCATCGCCTTGGCGCTGGCGGCGCTTTCGTGGCATTACATTGAAAAGCCGATGCTATCTCTCAAACCCCGCCCCCGCATGGATGACCTGAAAATTTCTCTTGAGGAGACCAAGTGA
- a CDS encoding methyltransferase domain-containing protein produces the protein MALYENPFHHDNVYGHVVTLLSKHTAGATGLHLDFGCNVGPIAESIRDDLAREYIGFDIDEDALQILRGRGFDAHRADLTRVEETEQQILKLVAGRSVASISIIDTLEHLPNGPDVLSMLRRIAASHNASLVTSVPNVAHRDVGFKLAFGKWDYTPKGLLDYTHVHFFTEDGLRAMMNQAGWHETASHDVFVEISDQHFPANHPAIATSSSLHRFLGTLRASIDSNDRVNQFIRLWLPGPSKGRGHVRHEEAKPRPFLTVVTRTQGRRLDTLRDVLLCLSAQSDPDFEVCVIGHKLTESGRLAVERIIEDTNSDLRHRIRLIKIDSGNRTRPLNVGFREARGEYVAILDDDDVVLGHWVEEFKKLADKAPGTVLRAANVAQLWQPVRTSVGTQAVRAVGSPRLCYPTKFDYLDHLIENATPPVSLAFPRSAFADLRIEFDESLTTTEDWDFLMRTVAVCGTSSSDEITSIYRQWDGAESSFTVHTKQEWLDNHHAIWRKLDAIPLLLPEGSAAKIRRLLSDYHARHGGRRGPAPDALHETEQYEDCLREEIHGLLHSRSWQITAPLRFISIVLGRRNGFPMLWAMNGQELEATKTAILTSRSMRVAAKIKRLLARR, from the coding sequence ATGGCCCTGTACGAGAATCCATTTCATCACGACAACGTTTACGGACATGTTGTCACGCTCTTATCGAAACATACGGCCGGAGCAACTGGGCTACATCTCGATTTTGGCTGCAACGTTGGGCCGATTGCCGAATCGATCCGTGACGACCTTGCCCGCGAGTACATCGGTTTCGATATCGATGAAGACGCTCTCCAGATTCTACGGGGGCGCGGTTTCGATGCACATCGGGCCGACCTTACTAGGGTCGAAGAAACCGAACAGCAGATTCTGAAGCTTGTAGCCGGCCGAAGCGTAGCATCTATTTCCATTATTGATACGCTTGAACACCTCCCCAATGGCCCTGATGTACTCTCGATGCTTCGTCGCATCGCAGCTTCTCACAACGCCTCCCTGGTGACATCCGTACCCAACGTTGCGCACAGAGACGTCGGATTCAAGCTGGCTTTCGGAAAATGGGACTACACCCCTAAAGGGTTGCTCGACTATACGCACGTGCATTTCTTCACGGAAGATGGGCTGCGTGCAATGATGAACCAAGCCGGCTGGCACGAAACTGCCTCCCATGATGTCTTCGTGGAGATCAGCGACCAACACTTTCCAGCTAACCACCCAGCCATCGCTACATCGTCGTCTCTTCACCGATTCCTGGGCACATTGCGAGCCTCCATCGATTCGAATGATCGGGTGAACCAGTTCATTCGGCTCTGGCTTCCCGGCCCATCCAAAGGACGGGGGCATGTCAGACATGAGGAAGCCAAGCCGCGTCCGTTTCTCACTGTAGTGACGCGAACGCAAGGCCGTCGACTGGACACGCTGCGAGATGTCTTATTGTGTCTTTCGGCACAGTCCGATCCGGATTTCGAAGTCTGCGTCATTGGTCACAAGCTCACCGAGAGTGGGCGCCTTGCTGTCGAGCGAATTATCGAGGACACAAACTCCGACTTACGACACCGCATACGACTAATCAAGATAGATTCCGGCAATCGTACGCGACCGCTCAATGTCGGCTTTCGCGAAGCGCGGGGAGAATACGTCGCGATCCTCGACGACGACGATGTTGTTCTCGGCCACTGGGTTGAAGAATTCAAAAAGCTGGCTGACAAGGCGCCGGGCACTGTATTGCGCGCCGCGAACGTCGCGCAGTTGTGGCAACCCGTGCGGACCAGCGTAGGGACTCAGGCCGTTAGGGCCGTGGGATCGCCTCGGCTTTGCTACCCAACTAAGTTTGACTACCTCGACCATCTGATCGAAAACGCAACCCCGCCAGTGTCATTGGCATTCCCGCGTTCCGCTTTTGCCGATCTCCGCATCGAGTTCGATGAATCGCTAACAACTACCGAGGACTGGGATTTTCTGATGCGTACGGTGGCCGTCTGTGGCACCTCATCATCAGACGAAATCACATCGATTTATCGGCAGTGGGATGGTGCCGAGTCATCCTTCACGGTGCATACCAAACAGGAATGGTTAGACAATCATCACGCCATATGGCGAAAACTCGACGCAATTCCGTTGCTTCTTCCGGAGGGTAGCGCGGCGAAGATACGTCGACTTCTTTCAGATTATCATGCGAGACACGGCGGACGACGCGGCCCCGCCCCGGATGCTCTCCATGAGACAGAACAGTACGAGGATTGCCTGCGCGAGGAGATTCACGGGCTACTACATAGCCGGTCCTGGCAGATCACCGCTCCATTGCGATTCATCAGCATAGTTCTTGGGCGACGCAATGGGTTTCCGATGCTTTGGGCCATGAACGGCCAAGAGCTCGAAGCCACCAAGACGGCGATACTCACCTCGCGCTCCATGCGCGTGGCTGCCAAGATAAAGCGGCTCTTAGCGAGACGCTGA
- a CDS encoding electron transfer flavoprotein subunit beta/FixA family protein — translation MKILVGYKRVVDYNVRIQVKPDGTGVVTDGVKLSANPFDDIALEEALRLREKGVAEEVVVVGIGPADLTAHLRNGLAMGANRAIHVQSTDAVSSLTAARTFLKLVEKEQPGLVILGKQAIDDDANQTGQMLAALWDRPQATFASKVEIADGKATVTREVDAGLETIEADLPAVITTDLRLNEPRFIKLPDIMKAKSKPIDVIELGSLGVDAADHIKTTHYTAPAKRSKGVMVKDAAELVAALKQKGLL, via the coding sequence ATGAAGATTCTGGTCGGCTACAAGCGCGTCGTGGACTACAACGTCCGCATCCAGGTGAAGCCCGACGGCACCGGCGTGGTCACGGACGGCGTGAAGCTCTCCGCCAACCCGTTCGACGACATCGCCCTCGAAGAGGCCCTGCGCCTGCGCGAGAAGGGCGTGGCTGAAGAAGTGGTGGTGGTGGGCATCGGTCCCGCGGACCTGACCGCCCATCTGCGCAACGGCCTGGCCATGGGCGCCAACCGCGCCATCCATGTGCAGAGCACCGATGCCGTGTCGTCCCTGACCGCCGCGCGAACCTTCCTCAAGCTGGTCGAGAAGGAACAGCCGGGCCTGGTGATCCTGGGCAAGCAGGCCATCGACGACGACGCCAACCAGACAGGCCAGATGCTTGCAGCCTTATGGGACCGCCCGCAGGCCACGTTCGCCAGCAAGGTCGAGATCGCCGACGGCAAAGCCACGGTGACCCGCGAGGTGGACGCCGGCCTGGAGACGATCGAGGCCGACCTTCCCGCCGTGATCACGACGGACCTGCGTCTGAACGAGCCGCGCTTCATCAAGCTGCCCGACATCATGAAAGCCAAGTCGAAACCCATCGACGTCATTGAGTTGGGTTCGCTGGGTGTCGACGCCGCCGACCACATCAAGACCACCCATTACACCGCTCCCGCCAAGCGCAGCAAGGGCGTGATGGTGAAAGACGCCGCCGAGCTCGTCGCGGCCCTCAAGCAAAAGGGCCTGCTGTAA
- a CDS encoding glycoside hydrolase family 99-like domain-containing protein gives MPVNETIRSLVFRSLRMGFRLAPLSPATRDRWRRKFLERHADLVPDGPRGRSGGASAHRAFDHAGHRAIDYMAPQPGVLPRVLPATVVAFYLPQFHPIPENDLWWGTGFTEWKNVARALPQFEGHLQPRLPGELGFYDLRLAQTMRDQMTLAREHGISAFCTYFYWFAGKTLLEAPLRAWLADPSMELPICLCWANENWSRRWDGRSEEILIGQDHGPEDDLAFIAHVADYLRDPRYLRVEGKPVLLVYRPGLLPDAAATAARWRAWCRDAGIGEIHLAYVQSFDNVDPRDIGFDAAVSFPPNNTSLEPVTARRTLINPDYAGQVLDWRELAVIGPDPAYRLYPGVNPGWDNEARRSGRGRTYVHASPARYSTWLRESVDVARRRSPDAPLVFVNAWNEWAEGAVLEPDALRGHAWLQATRAALAPLPSDPAPCAVVHAWHVDLLAEIVGALRDTGIAWRIVVTTVPERERAVGAELARLGVDAEVVVLPNRGRDVLPFLKVLARLSLDGTRIVLKLHTKRTEHRADGDRWRRELLATLTAPDRATRLLEAFQRDTGLGAIAPDAHALKLAGYVGANAAWMARLDDRMGRKERREDRFIAGSMFWARVDALRPLLEMDLCDWEFEEEAGQVDGSLAHALERMVALAVSERGLRTVEANDVLGEPASIQFRYAEPSP, from the coding sequence ATGCCCGTGAACGAAACGATCCGCTCCCTGGTTTTCCGCAGCCTGCGCATGGGCTTCCGCCTCGCCCCGCTATCGCCGGCGACGCGCGACCGTTGGCGCCGGAAGTTCCTTGAGCGCCATGCCGATCTTGTTCCCGACGGACCGCGTGGAAGGAGTGGCGGGGCGTCGGCGCATCGTGCCTTCGATCATGCCGGACATCGGGCCATCGATTACATGGCGCCACAACCCGGCGTACTGCCGCGCGTACTGCCCGCTACCGTCGTCGCCTTCTACCTGCCCCAGTTCCATCCGATCCCGGAGAACGACCTGTGGTGGGGTACGGGCTTCACCGAATGGAAGAACGTGGCACGCGCCTTGCCGCAGTTCGAAGGACACCTGCAGCCCCGCTTGCCGGGCGAACTCGGGTTCTACGACCTGCGTCTGGCCCAGACGATGCGGGACCAGATGACGCTCGCCCGCGAGCACGGCATCTCCGCGTTTTGTACTTACTTCTATTGGTTCGCGGGCAAGACCCTGCTCGAAGCGCCGCTGCGTGCGTGGCTCGCCGACCCTTCGATGGAACTGCCGATCTGCCTCTGCTGGGCGAACGAGAACTGGTCGCGCCGCTGGGACGGACGGTCGGAGGAAATCCTGATCGGCCAGGATCATGGTCCAGAGGACGATCTGGCTTTCATCGCGCATGTCGCCGATTACCTGCGCGACCCGCGCTATCTACGCGTCGAAGGCAAGCCCGTATTGCTCGTGTACCGACCGGGCCTGTTGCCGGACGCGGCTGCCACTGCGGCACGCTGGCGCGCATGGTGCCGTGACGCGGGTATCGGCGAGATTCATCTCGCCTACGTGCAGAGTTTCGACAACGTCGATCCTCGCGATATCGGTTTCGACGCGGCCGTTTCGTTCCCGCCGAACAATACGTCTCTCGAACCCGTGACCGCCCGGCGAACACTGATCAACCCGGACTACGCCGGGCAAGTCCTCGACTGGCGCGAACTTGCCGTTATCGGTCCCGATCCTGCCTACCGCCTCTATCCCGGCGTGAACCCGGGGTGGGACAACGAGGCGCGGCGCAGCGGACGAGGCCGCACGTACGTGCATGCGAGTCCGGCGCGTTATTCGACGTGGCTGCGCGAGAGCGTGGATGTCGCACGCCGGCGATCGCCCGATGCACCATTGGTCTTCGTTAATGCCTGGAACGAATGGGCGGAAGGTGCGGTGCTGGAGCCTGATGCGCTGCGTGGCCACGCGTGGCTGCAGGCCACGCGCGCCGCACTTGCTCCCCTGCCGTCCGATCCGGCGCCCTGCGCCGTGGTGCATGCATGGCACGTGGACCTGCTTGCCGAGATCGTCGGTGCATTACGCGACACGGGCATCGCATGGCGCATCGTCGTGACCACGGTGCCGGAGCGCGAACGGGCTGTCGGGGCCGAACTTGCGCGGCTTGGGGTCGATGCCGAGGTCGTCGTACTGCCCAACCGGGGACGAGACGTGCTGCCCTTCCTGAAGGTCCTGGCACGCCTGTCGCTCGACGGCACGCGGATCGTACTGAAGCTGCACACCAAGCGAACCGAACATCGCGCCGACGGTGATCGCTGGCGTCGCGAACTCCTGGCGACGCTGACGGCACCCGATCGAGCAACGCGCCTCCTCGAAGCCTTCCAGCGAGACACCGGCCTGGGGGCCATCGCGCCGGACGCGCACGCCCTGAAGCTGGCCGGCTACGTCGGAGCGAACGCGGCCTGGATGGCCCGGCTGGACGACCGCATGGGCCGCAAGGAACGCCGCGAAGACCGCTTCATCGCCGGGAGCATGTTCTGGGCACGCGTCGACGCCCTCCGTCCCCTGCTCGAGATGGACCTGTGCGACTGGGAGTTCGAGGAAGAGGCCGGCCAGGTCGACGGCAGCCTGGCCCATGCGCTGGAGCGCATGGTCGCCCTGGCGGTCTCCGAGCGTGGCTTGCGCACGGTGGAAGCCAACGACGTGCTGGGTGAGCCGGCATCCATCCAGTTCAGGTACGCGGAACCCTCGCCTTGA
- a CDS encoding glycosyltransferase family 2 protein, with product MNFGKPPVHSAGHIRVHSVLYGNELDRIITTVKHLNRAADLAIAAGAAESVTLIYGDSSPHPLFSDEDVARLKSECYAIANIEYHFFDSNLGSALGHNTLLAAAANSLTAGVAVDSVLIMNPDVMLAPDALIELARPLFDTKVAMVEARQLPIEHPKEYNRSTGETGWATTACALIPFAVCQELGGFDNESFFLYCDDVDFSWRARIEGYKIIYQPSATAFHDKRLDKRGRWAPTHSERYYSAEAALLMAHKYSRPGILKDLLKQFADSPEDHIRLAAANFLQRKEEGRLPAPIDPGHKVSVFDGPFYTKHRFEL from the coding sequence ATGAATTTCGGTAAGCCGCCAGTACACAGCGCAGGACATATCCGGGTCCACTCTGTTCTATACGGTAACGAACTGGACCGGATCATTACGACCGTCAAGCATCTGAATCGTGCAGCAGACCTGGCCATTGCTGCCGGTGCCGCTGAATCCGTCACTTTAATTTACGGCGACAGCTCACCACACCCTCTATTTTCTGACGAAGATGTCGCACGTCTTAAGAGTGAGTGCTATGCCATCGCCAACATCGAATATCACTTCTTCGACTCCAACCTCGGCTCTGCATTGGGTCATAACACACTCCTCGCGGCAGCCGCCAACTCGCTAACGGCAGGCGTGGCGGTAGATAGCGTGTTGATCATGAACCCCGATGTCATGTTAGCACCCGATGCATTGATCGAATTGGCTCGCCCGCTTTTCGACACCAAGGTTGCGATGGTCGAGGCACGCCAGCTGCCGATCGAACATCCAAAGGAATACAACCGATCTACAGGGGAGACCGGCTGGGCCACCACAGCCTGCGCCCTCATTCCCTTTGCCGTTTGCCAGGAATTGGGCGGCTTCGATAACGAGTCCTTCTTCCTCTACTGCGATGATGTTGATTTTTCCTGGCGGGCTAGGATTGAAGGTTACAAGATCATCTACCAACCTTCAGCCACCGCCTTCCACGATAAGCGACTCGACAAGAGGGGGCGCTGGGCTCCTACGCACTCTGAGCGCTATTACTCTGCGGAGGCCGCGCTCCTTATGGCGCATAAGTATTCGCGCCCAGGGATCTTGAAGGATCTACTCAAGCAATTCGCAGACTCACCGGAGGATCACATCCGGCTTGCAGCAGCAAATTTCTTGCAGCGTAAGGAGGAAGGACGCCTGCCCGCTCCGATAGATCCCGGTCACAAGGTTTCGGTCTTCGATGGCCCCTTCTACACTAAACACCGATTCGAGCTCTGA
- a CDS encoding LTA synthase family protein encodes MAIQSVNALFVALLAVALSATTGRALFAILIAGGFHALLVYADRVKSSVLHAHVIYADSHIVPMLLLDPSLVFGFIVKSPWHAVIGLTVTVATLVFAWKGHKLRAPAVARLLVTVGSLAIFATFLFSARGIAPTDPQWNVFQQTDETPLYGVMANIVYGMRASAPVAPPGDPNSQQRLISSLPIRNAEAKLTRANTITPDIVIVQSESLFDPSTLCGTHDDSQLPAITSGRHGDLMVPVFGGRTLQTEFETLTGLPVAMFPNANFSYLDLIPGSLNALPRELSRLGYRTIAIHPNDRNFWRRSYAFPAMGFDSFIDIRSFSGVDVGAGGHVTDKALMTAALSEIDADKGPSFIFVITMENHGPWGGHGTSELDDYTGRAQEADAAWRNLTEQLAKRGRPAIAVLYGDHLPGLPETYSSRCFKDGQPPERHMPPVAVWSNIPGDDRPPPTASFLIPGWILDTAHLPRSQLFAINGAIGLIAEQDGMAAVDRLKTDYAASAWNWLRNSDPVLHSRAPLKPNAIAKMLTHSLVKGHRGSWTPQDLLIDATPTPDAAVVLQLDGKTRSITFRPYPGSSSCDETDPIEVRVDGRVVGRIRGAPGANLATINTTDASKLSLMSTPESGVAKCQSTVIRVVQVDR; translated from the coding sequence TTGGCCATTCAGTCAGTGAATGCGCTCTTCGTGGCATTGCTGGCGGTCGCATTATCCGCAACGACGGGACGAGCCCTTTTTGCGATTCTTATCGCGGGCGGCTTTCACGCACTTCTCGTTTACGCTGATCGCGTCAAATCTTCTGTCCTGCATGCGCACGTCATTTATGCGGACTCGCACATTGTTCCGATGCTCTTGTTGGACCCTTCGCTTGTCTTTGGGTTCATCGTCAAGTCGCCTTGGCACGCTGTAATCGGCCTCACCGTAACCGTCGCCACTCTGGTATTCGCTTGGAAAGGGCATAAGCTCAGAGCACCCGCGGTCGCGCGCCTGCTTGTCACCGTCGGTTCTCTCGCAATCTTTGCCACATTCCTCTTTTCTGCGCGAGGCATAGCACCGACTGATCCCCAGTGGAATGTATTTCAGCAAACCGACGAGACACCTCTCTATGGGGTAATGGCGAACATCGTGTATGGCATGCGCGCCTCGGCCCCGGTGGCACCACCAGGTGATCCGAACAGTCAACAAAGACTAATTTCTTCGCTGCCTATTCGGAATGCAGAGGCCAAATTAACTCGAGCGAATACCATTACGCCGGATATCGTTATCGTCCAGAGCGAGTCCCTATTCGATCCGTCAACACTATGTGGTACGCATGACGACAGTCAGTTGCCGGCAATCACCTCGGGGCGTCACGGCGATCTTATGGTGCCTGTGTTCGGCGGGCGGACGTTACAGACGGAGTTCGAGACGCTTACTGGGCTTCCGGTCGCGATGTTCCCGAATGCTAACTTCTCCTACCTGGATCTGATTCCGGGCTCCCTGAATGCCCTGCCTCGCGAACTCAGCCGCCTGGGTTACCGAACCATCGCCATTCACCCAAACGACCGGAATTTCTGGAGACGTAGCTATGCATTTCCCGCGATGGGCTTCGATTCATTTATCGACATACGTTCATTTTCAGGTGTCGACGTGGGCGCCGGAGGGCATGTAACTGATAAGGCTCTCATGACGGCAGCATTATCCGAGATTGATGCAGATAAGGGGCCCTCGTTCATCTTCGTCATCACCATGGAAAACCATGGGCCATGGGGTGGCCATGGCACAAGCGAACTGGATGACTACACAGGAAGAGCTCAGGAGGCGGACGCAGCATGGCGGAACCTAACAGAGCAATTAGCGAAACGCGGAAGACCCGCAATCGCTGTTTTGTATGGGGACCATCTACCGGGGCTGCCCGAAACATATTCGTCGCGATGCTTCAAGGACGGCCAGCCACCTGAGCGGCATATGCCGCCTGTAGCTGTCTGGTCCAACATCCCAGGCGATGACCGGCCACCGCCGACAGCTAGCTTCCTCATACCCGGTTGGATTCTCGATACGGCGCACCTGCCACGGTCGCAGCTCTTCGCAATTAACGGAGCTATCGGCCTGATCGCAGAGCAAGACGGGATGGCGGCAGTTGACCGATTGAAGACTGATTACGCAGCTTCTGCGTGGAATTGGCTCAGGAACTCCGATCCGGTGCTGCACTCACGCGCACCGCTCAAGCCCAACGCAATCGCAAAGATGCTCACTCACTCGCTCGTCAAGGGACATCGGGGATCCTGGACCCCCCAAGACCTCCTGATTGACGCCACCCCGACCCCCGATGCAGCCGTCGTTCTACAACTGGACGGAAAGACCAGAAGCATCACTTTCCGGCCATACCCGGGCTCGAGCTCCTGCGACGAAACCGATCCTATTGAGGTAAGGGTCGACGGGCGCGTAGTCGGGCGGATAAGGGGCGCTCCCGGAGCTAACCTAGCAACAATAAATACCACCGACGCCTCGAAATTGTCACTCATGAGCACCCCAGAGTCAGGTGTAGCGAAGTGCCAGAGCACCGTAATTCGAGTGGTACAAGTGGACAGGTAG